In Deltaproteobacteria bacterium, a single window of DNA contains:
- the rpe gene encoding ribulose-phosphate 3-epimerase, whose amino-acid sequence MIAPSVLSADFGRLNDEVRAAEAAGADWLHLDVMDGHFVPNLTMGPDVVKAIRRATSLPLDVHMMVSDPGRYAPRFIDVGADWVSIHYEACPEPREVIADIRTRGARPSLAVSPDTPVEVVAPSARDLDMVLVMSVHPGFGGQKFIPGSLAKLEDARRLRERLGLRFLIEIDGGITVENSGAAARAGADVLVAGTAVFGAPDYGTAITAMRRNVAASGPAV is encoded by the coding sequence CTGATCGCCCCTTCGGTTCTGTCCGCGGACTTCGGCCGGTTGAACGACGAGGTGCGGGCGGCCGAGGCCGCCGGCGCCGATTGGCTGCACCTCGACGTGATGGACGGGCATTTCGTACCGAACCTCACCATGGGGCCCGACGTGGTGAAGGCCATTCGCCGCGCGACGTCGTTGCCGCTCGACGTCCACATGATGGTGAGCGATCCGGGACGTTATGCGCCGCGCTTCATCGACGTCGGCGCCGACTGGGTCTCGATTCATTACGAAGCCTGTCCGGAGCCGCGCGAGGTGATCGCCGACATCCGGACGCGCGGCGCGCGTCCGTCCCTCGCGGTGAGCCCGGACACGCCGGTCGAGGTCGTCGCGCCGAGCGCCCGCGACCTCGACATGGTGCTCGTGATGAGCGTGCACCCCGGCTTCGGAGGCCAGAAGTTCATTCCGGGGAGCCTCGCCAAGCTCGAGGACGCCCGTCGGCTCCGCGAACGCCTCGGGTTGCGATTCCTGATCGAGATCGACGGCGGCATCACCGTCGAGAACTCCGGCGCCGCGGCGCGGGCGGGAGCCGACGTCCTGGTCGCGGGCACGGCGGTCTTCGGTGCGCCCGACTACGGGACGGCAATCACCGCCATGCGCCGAAACGTCGCCGCCTCGGGCCCCGCGGTCTGA
- the def gene encoding peptide deformylase: MSIRSACYETLVIRRIYTYPAPVLKEVAQDVTDIDGVVAKAIDDMVETMYAAPGVGLAAPQIGLSQRVIVLDVDHENKGKQLLKLVNPVITESEGEVLWEEGCLSVRDYQAEVLRAERVLVKAWTTDQKEVEIEGTGLLAVALQHEIDHLNGTLFLDRLSRLKRDLYRRKLKKMERDGRDAPPARRAMI, from the coding sequence ATGTCGATCCGGTCAGCATGTTATGAAACCCTCGTGATTCGGAGGATTTACACGTATCCGGCGCCCGTCTTGAAAGAGGTGGCGCAGGACGTGACCGACATCGACGGCGTCGTCGCGAAGGCGATCGACGACATGGTCGAGACGATGTACGCCGCGCCCGGCGTCGGACTCGCGGCCCCGCAGATCGGCCTCTCGCAACGCGTGATCGTCCTCGACGTCGATCACGAGAACAAGGGCAAGCAGCTCCTGAAGCTGGTCAATCCCGTCATCACCGAGTCCGAGGGAGAGGTTCTCTGGGAGGAAGGCTGTCTCTCGGTGCGCGACTATCAGGCGGAGGTGCTGCGCGCGGAGCGCGTGCTCGTGAAGGCGTGGACGACCGACCAGAAGGAGGTCGAGATCGAGGGCACCGGCCTCCTCGCCGTGGCCTTGCAGCACGAGATCGACCACCTGAACGGTACCCTCTTCCTCGACCGCCTGAGCCGTCTCAAGCGCGACCTCTACCGGCGCAAGCTCAAGAAGATGGAGCGCGACGGCCGAGACGCGCCGCCGGCGCGGCGCGCGATGATCTGA
- the plsY gene encoding glycerol-3-phosphate 1-O-acyltransferase PlsY yields MSMLLPLVALGYLCGSIPTGVWLARRRGVDPRDIGSGNIGATNVARAAGNTAGALTLVGDTLKGLAPVLLATELGLGDPGRALVALSAFIGHIFPCFLGFQGGKGVAVSLGVLLGLAPLGMAIAVPTFLLTVAVSRYVSLGSILTAVVTPLILAGLAYPATTIVVAAVMGACIAYRHRDNIRRLRFGTEARLGGRRSTFPDSGFA; encoded by the coding sequence ATGTCCATGCTGCTCCCACTGGTCGCGCTCGGCTATCTCTGCGGGTCCATTCCGACGGGCGTCTGGCTGGCGCGGCGCCGCGGCGTGGATCCCCGCGACATCGGCAGCGGCAACATCGGGGCGACGAACGTCGCCCGCGCTGCGGGCAACACGGCCGGGGCACTGACCCTCGTCGGCGACACGCTGAAGGGTCTCGCTCCGGTCCTGCTGGCGACCGAGCTCGGGCTCGGCGACCCGGGGCGCGCGCTCGTGGCGCTCTCCGCCTTCATCGGTCACATTTTTCCGTGCTTTCTCGGGTTCCAGGGCGGGAAGGGCGTCGCCGTCTCACTCGGGGTACTGCTCGGTCTCGCACCCCTCGGCATGGCGATCGCCGTCCCGACCTTCCTCCTGACGGTGGCGGTCAGCCGCTACGTCTCTCTCGGCTCGATCCTGACCGCCGTCGTGACGCCCCTCATCCTCGCGGGGCTCGCATATCCCGCGACGACGATCGTCGTCGCGGCCGTGATGGGGGCGTGCATCGCCTATCGGCATCGGGACAACATCCGCCGCCTGCGCTTCGGCACCGAAGCACGGCTCGGCGGCCGGCGCTCCACGTTTCCCGACTCGGGATTCGCCTGA
- a CDS encoding methionyl-tRNA formyltransferase has translation MRSVFMGTPEFAVPSLRALAEVTTLVGVVSQPDRPRGRGLSLQPSPVSAAAGELGVPLLRPASVRTPESAAALAALEPDLLVVAAYGKILPPALLALPTLAPLNVHASLLPRHRGAAPIAAAIRAGDAETGVTIMVMGEGLDTGDMLRQRTRPIAPEDTTGSLTVALAELGATALVEAVTAIRATGLQPIPQDERRATYAPRLEKDDGRIDWSRDAASIERMVRAFAPWPSAFTTLEGRTLKIVATRLVAEKRPAAPAGTLAVRGRDLEVTTGDGTLAIVTLQPEGKKAMPGAAFAAGARLAPGARLV, from the coding sequence ATGCGTTCGGTCTTCATGGGCACGCCGGAGTTCGCGGTGCCGAGCCTGCGCGCGCTGGCCGAGGTGACGACGCTCGTCGGAGTCGTATCGCAACCCGACCGCCCGCGCGGCCGCGGCCTGAGCCTCCAGCCGTCGCCCGTCTCGGCGGCCGCGGGGGAGCTCGGCGTGCCGCTGCTCAGACCCGCGAGCGTTCGCACCCCCGAGTCGGCCGCGGCGCTCGCGGCGCTCGAGCCGGATCTGCTCGTCGTCGCGGCCTACGGAAAGATCCTCCCGCCCGCGCTCCTCGCGCTTCCGACCCTCGCCCCCCTGAACGTGCACGCATCGCTCTTGCCGCGCCACCGAGGCGCGGCGCCGATCGCGGCCGCGATCCGCGCGGGCGATGCCGAGACCGGCGTGACGATCATGGTGATGGGCGAAGGCCTCGACACGGGCGACATGCTGCGGCAACGCACCCGTCCGATCGCGCCCGAAGACACCACCGGCAGCCTGACCGTGGCGCTCGCGGAGCTCGGCGCGACGGCGCTCGTCGAGGCGGTCACGGCGATCCGTGCGACGGGGCTCCAGCCGATACCGCAAGACGAGCGCCGCGCAACGTACGCGCCGCGGCTCGAGAAGGACGACGGGCGCATCGACTGGTCGCGCGACGCCGCGTCGATCGAGCGCATGGTGCGCGCCTTCGCGCCCTGGCCGTCGGCGTTCACGACGCTCGAGGGGCGGACGTTGAAAATCGTGGCGACGCGTCTCGTGGCCGAGAAGCGTCCCGCCGCCCCCGCGGGAACGCTCGCGGTCCGCGGCCGCGACCTCGAGGTCACGACGGGCGACGGCACGCTCGCGATCGTGACGCTCCAGCCCGAGGGCAAGAAGGCGATGCCCGGCGCCGCGTTCGCGGCCGGCGCCCGCCTCGCGCCCGGCGCGCGGCTCGTCTAG
- the rsmB gene encoding 16S rRNA (cytosine(967)-C(5))-methyltransferase RsmB: MESGDPLAARALALDVLMRVEEIGAHADATLAGALAAARLDVRDRALASRLVYGTLAWQGRLDWQLARLADRDCASFDPRIRMTLRLGLYQLTLLDRVPPHAAVATSVELAKRAVPAASRLVNAVLRRAARERASLPLPDPAADPLEHLAVAFSHPRWLVERWRRRFGDGVRDLLAADNEAAPTVLRARPGEREALMSRLAATGIACEPGRFAPDAIRVQAADPHALPGWSDGAFSVQEEASQLVTWLLEPRPGMRVLDACAAPGGKAAHAAERMRDQGTIVAGDRRRRGAAAIARNAARLGLHAIRPIVFDARAAEATLAHGSFDRILVDAPCSGLGTLRAHPEIRWRRTPDDLRRLATTQRRILDAATPLLRPGGVLVYSTCTLTDEENADVVDRWLAAHPELRRERADEILPPSARALVDDAGALRTLPHRHGLDGFFAVRARRV; encoded by the coding sequence ATGGAATCGGGCGATCCGCTCGCGGCTCGCGCGCTCGCGCTCGACGTACTGATGCGCGTCGAGGAGATCGGGGCGCATGCCGACGCGACGCTCGCCGGCGCGCTCGCGGCGGCGCGGCTCGACGTCCGCGACCGCGCCCTCGCGAGCCGGCTCGTCTACGGAACGCTCGCATGGCAGGGCCGCCTCGACTGGCAGCTCGCGCGGCTCGCCGACCGCGACTGCGCGAGCTTCGATCCGCGCATCCGCATGACGCTGCGGCTCGGCCTCTATCAGCTCACCCTCCTCGACCGCGTGCCGCCGCACGCGGCGGTCGCGACGAGCGTCGAGCTGGCCAAGCGGGCGGTGCCGGCGGCGAGCCGGCTCGTGAACGCCGTCCTGCGGCGCGCCGCCCGCGAGCGCGCATCGCTGCCGCTCCCGGATCCCGCCGCCGATCCGCTGGAGCACCTGGCGGTGGCGTTCTCGCATCCGCGCTGGCTGGTCGAGCGCTGGCGGCGCCGTTTCGGCGACGGCGTGCGCGACCTCCTCGCCGCGGACAACGAGGCGGCGCCGACCGTCCTGCGTGCGCGTCCCGGCGAGCGTGAGGCGCTGATGTCACGCCTGGCCGCGACCGGCATCGCGTGCGAGCCGGGTCGCTTCGCCCCCGACGCGATACGGGTGCAGGCGGCCGATCCACACGCGCTCCCGGGATGGTCGGACGGCGCGTTCAGCGTGCAGGAAGAAGCGTCGCAGCTCGTCACCTGGCTCCTCGAGCCGCGACCGGGCATGCGCGTCCTCGACGCGTGCGCGGCGCCGGGGGGCAAGGCGGCGCACGCGGCCGAGCGCATGCGCGACCAAGGGACGATCGTCGCCGGCGATCGGCGGCGCCGCGGCGCGGCGGCGATCGCGCGAAACGCCGCGCGCCTCGGGCTCCACGCGATCCGCCCGATCGTCTTCGACGCGCGGGCCGCCGAGGCGACCCTCGCGCACGGCTCGTTCGACCGCATCCTGGTCGACGCACCGTGCAGCGGCCTCGGCACGCTGCGGGCTCATCCCGAGATCCGCTGGCGTCGCACCCCGGACGATCTACGACGGCTCGCGACGACCCAGCGCCGCATCCTCGACGCGGCGACGCCGCTCCTGCGGCCCGGCGGCGTGCTCGTCTACTCGACCTGCACGCTCACCGACGAAGAGAACGCGGACGTCGTCGATCGGTGGCTCGCGGCGCACCCCGAGCTCCGCCGCGAGCGCGCGGACGAGATCTTGCCGCCGAGCGCGCGCGCGCTCGTCGACGACGCCGGCGCGCTCCGCACGCTGCCGCATCGCCACGGCCTCGACGGCTTCTTCGCGGTCCGGGCGCGCCGCGTCTGA
- a CDS encoding SH3 domain-containing protein: MTTRGDEIVAREAPGKAEAGIAILRGNVRVRLLGERDGWSEVLLPDGRRAWVPAGDLVHAVEAARPSADVPATATPAAAPSSESGPDAREGLATEVARLRSVVDALAAERRQTPPRAGDPASVPEVVPIVAAGIGLVVGVLVGGVWERHRARRGRSLRF; the protein is encoded by the coding sequence GTGACCACCCGTGGAGACGAGATCGTCGCCCGCGAGGCGCCCGGGAAGGCCGAGGCGGGGATCGCGATCCTCCGCGGCAATGTTCGCGTCCGGCTGCTCGGAGAGCGCGACGGCTGGAGCGAGGTCCTGCTTCCCGACGGCCGCCGCGCCTGGGTGCCCGCCGGAGATCTCGTGCATGCGGTGGAGGCCGCGCGTCCGTCCGCGGACGTACCCGCCACGGCGACGCCGGCGGCAGCGCCATCTTCCGAGTCCGGGCCCGATGCGCGGGAGGGCCTCGCGACCGAGGTCGCCCGCCTGCGATCGGTCGTCGACGCGCTCGCAGCCGAACGCAGACAGACCCCGCCGCGGGCCGGCGATCCCGCGAGCGTCCCCGAGGTCGTGCCGATCGTCGCGGCGGGCATAGGTCTCGTCGTCGGCGTGCTCGTCGGCGGCGTCTGGGAGCGGCATCGCGCCCGCCGCGGACGCTCACTCCGGTTCTGA